The following are encoded together in the Candidatus Paceibacterota bacterium genome:
- a CDS encoding HemK family protein methyltransferase, which yields MEISPRDAHWLLTEKYLGVKSPHYFADLERLRKGEPIAYVIGWIPFLRARIKLEQRPLIPRPETEYWADEAFRMLARERTHIANLSFADCYAGSGCIGIAALLHFPKARCTFIDIGGEECAQIEENIRSNITHKERASVLQGDVCATLVGPYDALFANPPYIDPHATDVDESVKVWEPYRALYADEHGLLEIKKLLACAHGHLASGGSLFCEFGKGQESAIAALPEASSWRIEFHPDQYGVTRWFRAFPNT from the coding sequence ATGGAAATCTCCCCTCGTGACGCACACTGGCTACTCACCGAAAAATACCTTGGAGTGAAATCACCGCACTATTTCGCCGATCTCGAGCGCCTCCGTAAAGGAGAACCTATCGCCTACGTCATTGGCTGGATTCCCTTTCTTCGTGCTCGTATTAAACTTGAACAGCGGCCACTCATCCCTCGCCCTGAAACTGAATATTGGGCAGATGAGGCATTCCGTATGCTCGCTCGAGAAAGGACACATATAGCCAACCTTTCATTCGCAGATTGCTACGCCGGGAGTGGGTGTATCGGCATTGCTGCCCTACTCCACTTCCCTAAAGCGCGCTGTACGTTCATCGATATTGGAGGGGAGGAGTGTGCCCAGATTGAGGAAAACATACGCTCGAATATCACCCACAAAGAACGCGCAAGTGTCCTTCAAGGTGATGTGTGCGCAACACTTGTTGGCCCATACGATGCACTCTTTGCAAATCCTCCTTACATCGACCCACATGCGACTGATGTCGATGAGAGTGTTAAGGTATGGGAACCCTACCGTGCACTCTATGCGGATGAACATGGTTTGCTCGAAATAAAAAAGCTCCTCGCTTGTGCGCACGGACACCTTGCAAGTGGAGGAAGCCTTTTCTGTGAATTCGGGAAAGGTCAAGAATCTGCTATCGCAGCACTCCCTGAGGCGAGTAGCTGGCGCATCGAATTTCATCCTGATCAGTATGGCGTCACCCGATGGTTTCGCGCATTTCCTAATACCTAA
- a CDS encoding methyltransferase domain-containing protein — MDNKVMTVTSTSIAHNGAARCDVGGMTVFVHGMLPGETAVVDTMRKHGVLLGDIKEFISISPARKAPEELHYLSCSPWQVIQYPTQAALKHEIITDLYGYYDDAPKPSFTPAEQYYGYRTKAEFSFTDRDGVGGDLPLALAYHIRNAGKARTALPSGCELLSENMNSVALALCAKLRDLGLTAFELKALTVRESKSNKICIATLYAKEKTIPEFSIDTIPNLAGIEVWYSTHKSPAAVQTELLWEKGIHTLTEDIDGIELTYPSDGFFQNNIPVFKKAVERMREFLPKDKTLLELYSGVGTIGLLLAKDAKSVHGVEINPSSVALAAANAAQNNISNYTAQCLPAEKINKELIEDFEVLLLDPPRVGLHPKLINSIKAAAPETIIYLSCNPETQARDYADMKDMYSIVHIEGFDFYPQTPHCESLLVLKKR; from the coding sequence ATGGATAATAAAGTAATGACTGTAACCAGTACGAGCATCGCGCATAATGGCGCGGCTCGTTGTGACGTGGGAGGAATGACCGTCTTTGTACACGGCATGCTCCCCGGAGAAACTGCGGTTGTTGATACGATGCGTAAACATGGAGTGCTTCTTGGTGACATAAAGGAGTTCATCAGTATTTCCCCTGCACGCAAAGCACCAGAAGAATTGCATTACCTTTCCTGCAGTCCATGGCAAGTCATTCAATACCCCACCCAAGCTGCACTCAAGCACGAGATCATCACAGATCTTTATGGGTACTATGATGATGCACCAAAGCCATCATTCACTCCCGCAGAACAGTATTATGGCTATCGCACTAAGGCGGAATTCTCATTCACGGATAGAGACGGCGTAGGCGGTGATCTCCCCCTTGCACTGGCATATCATATTCGTAATGCAGGAAAAGCACGCACTGCCCTCCCTTCAGGCTGTGAACTCCTCTCAGAGAACATGAATAGTGTAGCGCTCGCACTCTGCGCAAAACTGCGCGATCTCGGACTCACCGCATTCGAGCTCAAGGCACTCACCGTGCGTGAGAGCAAATCGAATAAGATTTGTATTGCAACACTGTACGCGAAAGAGAAGACAATCCCTGAATTTTCGATCGATACTATTCCTAATCTCGCTGGCATAGAAGTATGGTATTCGACACATAAGTCTCCCGCAGCAGTGCAAACCGAATTGCTTTGGGAGAAAGGTATTCACACGCTCACCGAGGATATCGACGGCATTGAACTGACCTACCCTTCGGATGGATTTTTCCAGAATAATATCCCCGTGTTCAAAAAGGCAGTTGAGCGAATGCGCGAATTCCTTCCGAAAGACAAGACGCTCCTTGAACTCTACTCTGGTGTGGGCACAATCGGACTCCTACTCGCGAAGGATGCGAAGTCAGTACATGGTGTAGAAATCAATCCGTCATCCGTCGCGCTCGCGGCAGCAAACGCAGCACAAAATAATATCAGCAACTACACCGCACAGTGCTTGCCTGCAGAAAAAATAAACAAAGAACTCATTGAGGACTTTGAAGTACTCTTGCTCGACCCACCGCGCGTAGGACTACATCCAAAGCTCATCAACTCGATCAAGGCGGCGGCACCGGAGACGATCATATATCTCTCCTGTAATCCCGAAACGCAGGCGCGCGATTATGCAGATATGAAGGATATGTACAGTATCGTCCATATCGAGGGTTTTGACTTCTACCCCCAGACTCCACACTGCGAATCGCTCCTTGTCTTGAAAAAGAGATAG
- a CDS encoding guanylate kinase gives MEKTGKQLYPLFVISGPAAAGKSKMADRVIADFPKLNRIITCTTRKKRPGEKNGVAYHFLTVAQFKSGIKHKEFIEHAEVHGNLYGPRVEDVRKARTKGPAIIILDPQGAEKISELFPDAHCIFIMAPDDDLRARLTERSTDHADFARRMKDSEEEMRHANRWYYGCVINNANGYLDRSLRQLYAFIRENLD, from the coding sequence GTGGAAAAGACAGGAAAGCAACTCTACCCGTTGTTCGTCATTTCGGGCCCAGCCGCTGCGGGCAAGTCGAAGATGGCCGATAGAGTCATTGCCGACTTCCCGAAACTGAACCGCATTATCACCTGCACCACGCGCAAGAAGCGGCCTGGTGAAAAAAATGGCGTCGCCTACCACTTCCTTACCGTCGCGCAATTCAAATCCGGCATCAAACACAAGGAATTCATCGAGCACGCCGAAGTGCATGGGAATCTCTACGGCCCCCGTGTCGAGGACGTGCGCAAGGCACGAACGAAGGGTCCTGCGATCATCATCCTGGACCCCCAGGGTGCCGAGAAAATCTCTGAACTCTTCCCCGATGCGCATTGTATCTTCATCATGGCCCCCGACGATGACCTCCGTGCCCGACTCACCGAGCGGAGTACGGACCATGCCGACTTCGCACGAAGGATGAAGGACTCGGAAGAGGAGATGCGCCACGCCAATCGCTGGTACTATGGCTGTGTGATCAACAACGCCAATGGGTACCTCGACCGGTCGCTCCGCCAGCTCTACGCATTCATTCGGGAAAACCTCGATTAA